The window TGTCGTCGCCACCGCGATCCGGCAGGCGTCCGCGTTCGGCCTCCAGCTGGCCACCCTCGACGTGCGGGAGCACGCCGAGAAGCACCACGAGGTGCTCCAGCAGATGTACGCGCAGGTCGGCGAGGTCGACGACTACGCCGACCTGGACCGGCCGTCGCGCACCAAGCTGCTCGCCGCCGAGCTGACCGGGCGGCGGCCGCTGTCCAACAAGGACACCCCGCTCACCGACTCGGCCCGCAAGACGTTCGACGTGTTCCACACCATCCGCGAGTCGCAGGCCCGGTTCGGCGACGACGTCATCGAGTCGTACATCATCTCGATGACCCTCGGTGTCGACGACGTGCTCGCCGCGGCCGTGCTGGCCCGTGAGGCCGGTCTCGTCGACATCCACACCGGCCGCGCCCAGGTCGACATCATCCCGCTGCTGGAGACCCCGGCCGAGCTCGACGCCGGTGGCGACCTGCTCGACGAGATGCTCTCCATCCCGGCCTACCGGGAGATCGTCCGCGCCCGCGGCGACGTGCAGGAGATCATGCTCGGCTACTCGGACTCCAACAAGGAGGCCGGGATCACCACCAGCCAGTGGCGCATCCACAAGGCCCAGCGGTCGCTGCGTGACGTCGCGGCCCGGCACGGCGTCCGGCTGCGGCTCTTCCACGGCCGCGGCGGTACGGTCGGGCGCGGTGGCGGCCCCACGCACGAGGCGGTGCTGGCTCAGCCGTACGGCACGCTGGACGGCGCGATCAAGGTGACCGAGCAGGGTGAGGTCATCTCCGACAAGTACACGGTCCCCGCCCTGGCCCGGGAGAACCTGGAGCTCACGGTGGCCGCCGTGCTCCAGGCGACGCTGCTGCACACCAGCATCTCGGTCGACCCGGTCCGCCTCGAGGTGTGGGACTCGGTCATGGACACCGCTTCGGACGCGGCGTTCGACCGTTACCGTTCGCTCGTCGAGGACCCGGACCTGGCCGCCTACTTCTGGGCGGCCACCCCGACCGAGCTGCTCGGCGCCCTCAACATCGGCTCCCGCCCGGCCAAGCGCCCCAACGCGGACGCCGGCCTGAGCGGTCTGCGCGCCATCCCGTGGGTGTTCGGCTGGACCCAGACCAGGCAGATCGTCCCCGGCTGGTTCGGGGTCGGGACCGGCCTGGCCGCGGTTCGCGCCGCCGGTCTGGGCGACGAGCTCGACGCGATGCACGAGAACTGGCAGTTCTTCCGCACGTTCCTGTCGAACGTGGAGATGATGCTGGCCAAGACCGACCTGTCGATCGCGCGCCGCTACGTGGAGACGTTGGTCCCCGAGGAGCTGCGGCCGATCTTCGACAAGATCGAGCAGGAGTACGCGCTGACCGTCCAGGAGGTGCTGGCCATCACCGGCGGCACCGAGATCCTGTCGAACCAGCCGGAGCTCTCCCGCACCCTGAGCGTCCGTGACACGTACCTGGAGCCGCTGCACCACCTGCAGGTGGCGCTGCTCCGTCAGTACCGCGACCTGGACGAGGCGGGCCGCCAGCTGCCGACCGCGCCGGGTGCCCGCCGAGGCCCGTCCGACTCGACGGCCCTGGAACGAGCCCTGCTGACCACGGTCAACGGCATCGCCGCCGGGATGCGCAACACCGGCTGACCCGCCCGGCACGAACAGGACCGAGGCCCCCACACCGGATTCCGGTGCGGGGGCCTCGGCTTTCGCGGTGGGACGGTCAGAGGATCCGGGGGTACGAGGCGAGGGTCCAGCCGACGCCGAAGCGGTGCCGGGTACCGCTCGCGAAGAGGGTGTTGTCGGCCGACAGATCGCCGGTCGAGGCCCACCCGTACAGCTCACCGGCGGTGTTCTGGTTGAGGATGTCCTGCTTGCCGTCGCCGTTGAAGTCGCCGAGGACGATTCGCGGGTACGCGGCCTGGGTCCAGCCACCGCCGGCGATCCGGGACTGCCCGGCGAACATCAGGTTGTCGCCGGACAGGTTGCCGGTGGACGCCCAGATACGCAGCAGACCCGTCGAGTCCTGCCGGATGATGTCCTGCCGTCCGTCGCCGTTGAAGTCGCCGGTCAGGATCCGCGGGATGTTCGTGGTG of the Actinoplanes sichuanensis genome contains:
- the ppc gene encoding phosphoenolpyruvate carboxylase is translated as MTEQPALDEREGSDAALRADIRRIGTLLGQTLARQEGRPLLDLVEEIRALVRQDAPAAADRLAAMDITTGTKLARAFSTYFHLANITEQVHRARDLRRRRAKNGGWLDQAAKRIAEKGVPADEIAAAARRLAIRPVFTAHPTEAARRSILSKLRQVADSLDAESAAAALYGATDTTASTKRFAELIDLLWQTDELRLDRPDPTDEARNAVYYLKDLYADAAPQVLDDLADTLRRLGVETAPTSKPLTFGSWIGGDRDGNPFVTPTVTREVLLIQHEHGIQATEKAMDRLIDELSVSRRLRGVSLDLSASLAQDLDNLPEVASRFRRVNAEEPYRLKVRAIKAKLANTRARLINGTPHVAGRDYLGSDELISDLELMRASLARNSGQLPAVGVVATAIRQASAFGLQLATLDVREHAEKHHEVLQQMYAQVGEVDDYADLDRPSRTKLLAAELTGRRPLSNKDTPLTDSARKTFDVFHTIRESQARFGDDVIESYIISMTLGVDDVLAAAVLAREAGLVDIHTGRAQVDIIPLLETPAELDAGGDLLDEMLSIPAYREIVRARGDVQEIMLGYSDSNKEAGITTSQWRIHKAQRSLRDVAARHGVRLRLFHGRGGTVGRGGGPTHEAVLAQPYGTLDGAIKVTEQGEVISDKYTVPALARENLELTVAAVLQATLLHTSISVDPVRLEVWDSVMDTASDAAFDRYRSLVEDPDLAAYFWAATPTELLGALNIGSRPAKRPNADAGLSGLRAIPWVFGWTQTRQIVPGWFGVGTGLAAVRAAGLGDELDAMHENWQFFRTFLSNVEMMLAKTDLSIARRYVETLVPEELRPIFDKIEQEYALTVQEVLAITGGTEILSNQPELSRTLSVRDTYLEPLHHLQVALLRQYRDLDEAGRQLPTAPGARRGPSDSTALERALLTTVNGIAAGMRNTG